The nucleotide sequence caatttaatagaaacattgtaagttactaatgcttacatccctgctgaaaaaacaaccagctaaaaccagcctaagctggtcaAAGCCCAGTTCTAGGAAGTCTGGTTGTTTCAGACTTCTTCCATTAAGGGTAacggaggctacatgcttctgtaaaccttcaatgcagcagaattttttctgaactcttccccagatgtgtggcttgacACAATTCTGTTTCtaagctctacaggcagttttgCTTTACCTCAGAGCTTGGTTTTGCTCTGATATGGCTTTCAGCTGTTAGAACTTTTAAGACGTGTGTGCCTTTCCAGATCATACTTGTTCagttgaatttgccacaggttaacttcactcaaagtgtagtggaggtatgaatacttatgcattggaattatttaagttttttttatttttaataaatttgcaaaaatgttaaaaacatattttttgctttgtcattatggtgtagcATCTTAATCGAATGTCATTAAATTCATTCTATGTCTCTCTTGTAGGGATGTCTGCTCTGCACATTATCACACTGATGCTTTGCTTTACTTCCCTGCTACTGACTCTTGTATTAAGTGTTCCAGTCACAATCTGTATAAGCAGAAAAGGTAGGCCAAGAGCTAtgacttgtttttaattgttattaatgtATACCAAATGTAAAGCAATAGGAATAGGAAATTACTTTCCTTATATTCTGTATATGTATGAGCTgaataactaacaaactaaatGATTGTACATGGTGTTTATGTTTTTCTGCAGATACTGGTACAAAGCCAATGTACATAAATTATTTGCAGGTTGTCTGTCCCAACATCTGTTTGTGTATTGCATTTGTTCTGTGGGGAGTTATTGAAGGTAAGTGTCCTGaagtctttttattttcttttcttatctCTGTTGGTGacttcattgtgttttttttttactgctttgCTCAGGGTCTGTAGTTGAGGTAACAATGTGTGCAACAATTAACCTGACGaggattattttattgttttatatggCCCCATATTTTAACTGGGAAGCTACTGTTTCtggtatgtatgtgtattttaatgaaagacatttgtttgattgtttgtaaattctattatatattccataatacattttataattagttTTTCTATATAATTGTGTATTATTACATGCTTTAGGGCATTgtgacaaacacaaatatggaGTTTTACCATTAATTGTTCTTCtaattcatgttttgttttgttttttcagttgattttcCAGATTTCATCCACAGAACAATTGAATATGTTGCCATTCCCATTGCATATCTTCTGATTTCCACAGCGTTTTGCTCAGGTTAAGAAACTGGGTTTAGAGTCATAATGTAGAgtactgtttatttaatataatttagttaTACTAGTCGTCCAAAATCAGATTGGACTTATGGAAATAAGTAATAACTGTATAATCTGTCTTGTTTTGTAGCTGTTCTGTATGATCTTTGGAATGCATCTCAGTGGTCTGAAGCTGTTCTTGTCAGTGTTGGGATTCTTATCCTGTCATCCACACCAGTTTTTCTTCAAGCTTTAAGTCAAGTTTGCTTCACAAACTTCTTTCAGGAACATTGTTCCCTTCAATTTGTGATGAGTATGtcaaattgcattatttttttaatgcaatcaTGCATTATGCAATTTTTATGCTATTGAATTTGTCTAGAAATACATCAAGGCAAATGTCAGactttcatatttgcatttctaCTCTTAAATCATGTTTAGTAAAGGTCAGTAAAGTTTTAACGTTGAGATAAGCTCTACAGGACCAAAGTAtagaaaatttatttaataacaacaacaaaactgaaaacaagTAAGAGAAATAAACGCAAGTATATGCCAGTAAAACATCTATGTATGGACAACATCTCACCGtaaccacaaaaataaaaacgctagcccttaaagggatagttcacccgaaaatgaaaattctgtcattaatcactcaccctcatgttgttccaaacctgtaagaccttcgttcatattcagaacacaaattaagatattttttaagacgtccgagagctttctagccctgcatagacagcaatgcaactgatacgttcaaggcccagaaaggtagtaaggacatctttaaaatagtccatgtgacatcagtggttcaaccttaattttacgaagctatgagaatacttttatgcgcaaagaaaacgactgtattcaacaatttctcctTATTCCTTTAAGGGCACAAGAGTGAAAGTTGGAATGAGGATTCAGTCCAGgactgcgtttcccaaaagcattgtaagCCACCAATAGTCTCTACAATCAGTCTAGCTCAACCTTGCTTTTGAGAAACGCAGCCCAGATCTACAGGTAGTCTACAGGTTCTGATGTGTTTTGGTTATATGCGTTTTCATTAGTGTTGCCCTGTGATTGCAGAGTCATTAGGACATGTTCTCATGCAGTCAAGCAACTTTCTTCAAATGCGTCTTCTCTTCTTTAGATCATCAAGTGTTGATGAATGTAAGTACCTACAGAAAGGTATTCAAAAGGAGTTGTCACATGCTTgacatattttacttttattcaaatatgtGTCTGTTTACATTTTCAGCCATGATTACAATGACATATGCCTTTGGGGGAATTTCTGCTGCCATATCATTGATAGTTCTTCCAATTCCAGCAATTCGACAGTACCTTTGTTCAAAACTTGGCAGAAATCAACTTCAAGTACTTATTTGGAGATGTTGTAAGTACACTaacaaatatcattttaaagcGTTTCATTGTACATCGCAAATCATTTTacaaatcacaaattaaaatgtttatttgtcatGTGCTAAGTAgtgaatttgaattaaatatttaaacttttaaagaaaatgattttAGGACAATTAATTAGCTTACACAGAGATACTCTGAAAGCAGTGTTGATTGggatttcttttttgttctgtatGTGTAAATGATGATCTGTCtttctcttgtttttatttatctttgtcCCAGATTTAGTTTGGGTAAACGTCATGGTTGTTACGCTCATTGGGCatactgcttttattttatattatctcAGCAAGATTCTGGAGCATACTAATGGTAAGCTGGTATCAAATGTCAGCAATTTACTGGcctatttattcttaaaacacaAATTGCTTGCATTGTTACCTCagtgtttttatggtttgtATGTTATGCGATTTATGTCATTAGTTTTCTTAGTTTTTATGGTATAGCATGGGTTTTCCAGCAATTGTAACCTTACTATAATTATGTGTCATTTATCACAGAGCGGTTTGGATGGATCTTTGTCACAATGTTGCTTCATGCCTTGACAGCAATTGCACCCACACGATTCCCCAGAGCAGTTCCTGGTAACAAAATAAACTGCAAGTTAGAAAATAAGGACAGAAAGTTCTTCTTTCTCTTAAAAAACCAAGCTTTTCCATTTTTGCAGATGTAGTTTTCACTACTTTGTACATGTATGGGGTGGCAGGTCTACCAGTGGTCAACTCTGTTTCTCTTGCTACAGAATTAATACTGCAAGTTTGTAAGTGTCAATGCCAAAACAATATTTCTGTAAGGTTCTCTTGCAGAGATCACTAAATTCTTCTCTTCCATTTTCTATTTGCAAGACAAGGGGGAGAGAACAGTGGAAGATCTGCGTGCAATAGTGCTGGTGTTTGAAAGTGTTATGTCTGGTGTGTGGCTTGCTTTACAGATCCATGCATACTGTGAGTTTCATTGGTACTTTTGACACTCATGTGTAAGAGCTCATGCACTGATATCGATGTAGCTCACTGTCATTGTCTTTACTCGTGAATTACAGGGGCAGTTGCCGGGAGAGAGTAAGttgatattttttgtaaaatatatattttttaaaatttttactaCAGGATTGGAAGTCAGCATTTTGATGACCCAGTAACTTTATAATAACAGTTGAAGTTGATTAGTATTATTTTGCATTGCTTAACAACTTCACCAAGTTTAATTAATTGTCTTTCAGTGTACAAGTGGAGCTGTATGCTCTGAGGGATTTCACAGCACAGTGCACACCACAGGTAACAGCTGAGGCCGAATATTtgagggtaaaaaaacaaaaaaacaaaagtagaGCTGGGTGATAAAATGATAACGCCAATTATCCCAATATAATTTTCCTCTATAAAACGATATCAGAAGTTCGATAAATGTAATGATATAGAATGTTTATGCGCCAAAAGTGGAACGAAATAtcactactcatttgaaccgCGCAACGCAGGCTGTATTTCCGCTCGAATCAAAGATCAAACGGCAGTGCAGCGCAAATTTTCTAAAGCAGATTCGTTTACTCACTGATAAATCTTGCTCAGGCGAGCTCTAAACAGTGCTGTGAGATCCAATATGAAGAGCCTGAATTCAGTGAAAAGCACAAACTACTTTAAAGCCAGGTGAAACAGTGCTGACAAACAGAAGgcgcgtttccattacccttcaagatgCGCAAATTTAAATTGAGAATTGAAAATACGCCTTATGGAAACGCGTCAATTTCGCTCGCaaaagtttttacgctcgcatgaggtggtttttcagtcaattcgaaaaaggaatatttcgcaaAACGGCAATGGAAACGGCTTTTTCGCATTTTCAGGTCACATGGCAcatgtaaaaagtcatatgatcattcttaAATGTAGCATAAACTACAAGAAACACTTAATACGTAACCGTtctcaagtataaggggctttccctgGTATTAATGCTCAGACTTTGTACGCTGCACGCATCTGCGGAGTTTAACGGCTCCGACACGGTCACCGGAgctgatgttatgtttataccagCAACGTCGCACACCACGTTTCTAAAACGGCTCTTCACGCTGGTTCTGTAAAGATTCATGCATACGCctcttttgattaaataaagctaaaatccctccaaatcccaccaaaatccTTTGCCACGACTTACGCCGGTTTCACACTGCACGCGTAAGCAGGACGTAAGCAGCGCGTGCGCAGCAGGTTAGCAGAGCAGAAGCAGCGTAGCTACTTTGCTTTCACACCGGCAGCGTTTGCAGCGCGCACCTGAACCGCGTCTTTTGTACAGACTTCGctataatatacaaaaaatatatgtattacacATTACCTATAGTCAAAAAAACGTacgcaaatatttttttttgaatattaatattagaaacattaaatgtacatacattacCCATCACAAACTTAAGGATAATCCATAACTGTCTACATATCAAAGTTCTTCATAGAAAcgttttttaaatgatcaatTTCTCGAAACGTAAGACAGAAATGTAAAGTACAGTCACGTACATCGTAAATGTCAATATTACGTGCTCAACTTCTACGATGAGACGAGTGTCGTCCATGATGGTCTTCTTGGCAGTTGCACTCTTAAAACTACCCGCCTGTGCGTTTGTTTACAAGTGTCATCATGATGTCAGCATGACACCTGTTCTTATGGCAACATGtagttgtaataataaatataggctatatacacacacatatatatatatatatatatatatatatatatatatatatatatattacaattacaattaatcagtaacgtcagaaaaaaaaaacagtgtaaattaattaaacttgtTTTAGAAGTtcgggaaaaaatatttttttatcttgttaATTACATAATACTGTGTTTACAACACGGTAGATATCATCAATGTACTTTTTGGGGTAAAACTGCTACTTTTTCCTGTGTGTTTTGGCCATAATCAATACATTGCTACTGAAAGCGAGCGTAAGCGGCGCAGCAAAAATAGAGTCGGGGCCCTAAATGCTCTCATTCGTTAACATGTGCGCTGAAAAAAATACGCGCTGCTTACGTCCTGCTTACGCGTGCAGTGTGAAACCAACGTGAAACCGGCGTTATCGCGAGAGGAACAAATTCCGTTTTAGTTGcataacatcggttaatggaaacgctgtcatttcgcaatacttttttatcgacatttataaaatatcgccaaagttttgcgcaaatctgtaatggaaacgcacCTACTGTGTGTAATGATACAGTCAGAAGGTATTTCAGTCTACAgttatttactgtagtaactgCACCATGGTTTTATGGCAGAAATGTGGGATATTCTAGTCgaactttattatattattgatgTAGACATGAATTAAATGTACTAAAGCAGTAATGGAACataattacagtattattaGTGATTAAGCCattgtttgtgcatttttactaaatgtatttagactactgttttttgtacaaatacctagaaaccatatagttacatttttaccatggtattgaggtgctatatgTGTGGTATTAACTGTGGTTGTCTTGATGTAAATGCATGCTACTATGGACGACCAacagttaattttaataaaattcaaactgtcagaataattaaattttaccaCATAAAATGAGattgttacagtttttacagaatttttacagtttatataatgataatgaacataaagctactactactattaactCAAGCTActgtcaaatgtgcatttctaaaagacaaaaaaacagtataattaaTATTGCAGCCTACACTGCAAATTGTGCTGAAGATATGCGTAAGCGTCAGGCAACACAAAACCATTTCATAATTTGAAAATATCTCtcattagaaaatgtaaaaagatactattttgtgaatgaaaaatgactgggaaagtgtaaagaattaaaaaatgctaagtttttgtcatgttttgacCATAAAGAGTAATTTAATACCACAATTAATGGTTTGATTTCTACAACTTTAACTtaggagcaaaaatctgcctttaaacttaaaagaaataaagattttaaaattaataatgataactatagatatcgactgatatgaaaaatttTATCATGAaaattttttggccatatcgcccTGCCCtagtaaaaagttttttgttaaaacgttttttggaaataaatttgttaaacacattttattgcattgctgTAATCTGGTTTACCCTCATAAATTTTGGATCTAAGAATGTAATTAAAAACTCCTCAGTGTGCAAACCAAAACTTATTTAAACACCAGgtataatttttggttttgttttttattagtgggtgcaggacactatagtttattcatgtaagtgaggatagcaaaataaagtaaattgtgacatattatacccaaaaattcttcatacagtggactatcagtaaatttgataaaaaatttgggaccagaaattttatttgacactttgacctgaccatgatTTATTGCATGCCTTTTAAACTGTTTGAATTCTTGTCACATtttactaacatttttaaactataatgaataaactgataatgtgagaatgtgagaaattttgaaggtgtctgaatacattttgttttgactGTATTGCTTTCAACATTTATTCTATAAAACCTGAAATAACAATGTGTGTTCAACAATACAGCAAGGAGACACTGGTGAATCACATGGTTCAGAGAATCGCCTTTCTGAGACCCAAAGATGTCAGCCAGAGGCAACCCCATTCCTGGAAACGCTCTAGAggtttaaatctttaaaacaaTAACTGAACACCATAAATGACTAAAGCTAATGCTACCTATTCAtgctaactttttttaattcaactgatttgtacttaatttgttgtaattttcagtgATAGTGAACActgcttatttttgttttctctgtttcCACCTTCAAATGgttacatttattgttattgtttatgcCTATAGTAATAATCTGACTGCatagatttctttaaaatatgtttgacaCACAGATTAACATAGCCATTTGAAATTGGTCTGAAAACATGCAAAGTGTCtctattataaaaatgtttcaattcGCCCTACCTCCTGATATGCTGCTCCAGCTAAAAAAGAAACGCAAAACCAATCGGCAGCATCATGACACTGCTGAGATGTTGATTGGCTGGGgatctgtgtgtgtggagagagtgtgtatgtgtgtcctGTATAAAGCACAGCGCTCTGCAGCATTTCTGAACTGGTGCAGTGCCGGTTCATCTCCACTAATGGTGTGCAGAACAAGGGGGACTTAAAGAGAAAAAACTTCTCCAACcaacaaaacattaacatcatttgaaaaccaaacaaaaagcaacaaaaaacaATCCTGCATCATGAGCTTTGACCCGTTCATCTCCTCCTCCCTCTCCCGGCGATGGCAAGATCCCCCCTCCAGCAGAACCACATACCGGCTCTCTCGGGGGCCCCTGTCATCCTCTAGGTGGCCGACCACACGTTTGGAGCCGCTGCAGCGCTGGGAGCAGAGTGAACTGAGTCAGGCGAGCATAGTGAATGCAGAGCTGCTGGAGCTGCGGGCCCAAGAGCGAGAGCAGCTGGTGGGGCTGAACAATCGCTTCGCATCCTACATCGAGAAGGTGCGACACCTTGAGCAACAAAACCGGGTGCTGCTTCTACAGTTGGAGGGCCTGCGGCGCAGGCAGAGCCAGCCGTCCCGTGTGCAGCAGCTCTACCTACAGGAGGTACGGGGCCTCAGGGAGCAGCTGCACCAAGAGGCCCAGAATAAAGCACGCATGGAGGCGCAGAGGGAAAAACTGCGGGAGGCACACGCACAGTTGCACGACCGCTGGGAGGAAGAGGCGCAGCGGCGTAGTCGGGCAGAGGCAGAGGTGCAGCGGTTGCGGGAGGAGGCGGGTCAGGTCGCTCTGTGCAGCTGTGACGCCGAGGCCAGCGTGGTCTCCCTGGCGCAGGAGTTGGCCTTCCTGAAGCAAGTGTTTGCGGAGGAGCAGGAGGGGCTGAGGGTCCAGCTACAGGTTGCCAGCCTCAGCGTGGAGCTGGACACAAGTAGACCGGACCTGTCGGCTGCTCTGAGAGAGATCCGAGCGCAGTATGAGAGCCTGGCTGGACGCAACATGCAGACCGCCGAAGCCTGGTTTCGGGGGAAGGTGGCGAGCGTGGTGGAGCTGACAGATAAGCAGGAGGAGGCTGTGCGCTTGGTACGTGAGGAGACCGCTGAGTATCGACGGCTGCTGCAGTCCCGTTCGGCTGAGGTCGAGGCTCTGAGGAATGTCATCGATTCGCTGAATGCACAACTAGGGGAGCTGGAAGAGACGCAGAACTCCGAGGTCACCAAGTACCAGGTATAGATCACCAGCAGCAATCAATCCAAGTACATCTGCACCCTGTCCACAATATGTCTCTGTGGAGACACAGTGAGGAAATTATGCTACTGACTGCAAAAACATTCTGTATAAAAGAGAAGATCAGATATAATATCCAAAAATTGTACCTTAATGGCTACAACTACTTGTCACTAGGGCAATACTTGTGAAGGGACAACTTTGTATCTACCCCCAAAAGTGCATGTTTGTACAGGAGTAGTAATATGTAAGATACAACTGTCAACCTTTCAGTGGCAGACAAGATACAAAAATAGGTACTGCCGCTGTGACAAGCGGATGTACCCTGAGGTACAATTATTGGACATTTTCTCTGTCAAGTCCTTGTGCTTCCTCATTTGTGTCCTCAACAAAATGAGGAAGCACGAAGACTTCACACAGAGActgtaaatttgtttttcatgCCAAGTCAGTGTGCTGACCTGACTGTTCTAGAGTCTCAACGTTGATGGAATGCTATTTCTGCTGTGCTTTTGGCTTTGTATTGTTCAAGTGATACCAAAGTTGCAGAAATGTTACTGATGCTGACTCATTCCATCAGTGCTGAGTCATGACTGACAAACTGAGTAGGACAAATGAGACTGACTCTAGAAGGAAAGGTAGTGCTGAATCTTTAAGATCTATGAAGTTCGGCTCTACTACTCTGCGTCTCTGGCACAAGAACAGTGTGTAGGAACGCTGATGCATATCAGTATTAATATATGCTTTGAAATTTTCTCTGACCAACTTCTAGGAGAAGATAAGTGACCTAGAGAGGGACATTGCAGATGCGAAAGAGGAAATGTCACGGTATTTGAGGGAGTATCAAGATCTGCTTAACGTGAAGATGGCTTTGGATGTTGAGATTGCAGCTTACAGGTAAATTCTTGTGCATCCAAAAAGTATTGAGTATTGGtatgatgagttttgttttgaACTTACCTTCATTTTTGTCTTCACAGGAAACTTCTGGAGGGAGAAGAAATTCGATTTACATATTCCACCCTTCCGGCCCTTGCCTAAACCCCTAAAACAACCCTAATAACTCACATTCATCATATTCATACACTGAATATACAGTTGAGCCAGACCCACATTGAGATACTAAAATACTAACCAACAAATCAGTTTTTTCTCTAAAACCCCTACTAACCTAGACCCATCATTTAGGCCCTCTGTGCCAGATCCACATCCATAACCTTTACATTTCCTTCCATCCCTAGTTCTTTAGTTAATTACACCCAAATTCCATCTAACCATGAAACTAAACCCCAGCATATCATCGCTTTAAAGTCAGACGAGCCCTTGTGTCATACAAGAGGTACACATAAAGAGGTCCCCCTTCTTCTTTACACTTGATGATGGAAAAATGACCACCTTGGAGACATTGCTAAGGGCAGCACTCACTCAGCCAGAGCTCAGTGTCATGTTGGCAGATTCTTATGGAGGACCTTAGATATActgttcaaataataaaaatagttttcactaaattgtcatatttttatgtttcattCCTAGCACCCATTGGGAATCTGATTAACCAGTGATTCCCTATATGCAAACTTTTAACCAATTGTTTGTTGAGGTGAATCATTGTTCAGTCTTAACTCACTTTGGGTGCTAGAAATGGACTAAAGCCAATTCGACCAAGAATCAGCCAACAGGACACTGTCAACCATCCCTGGCTCTTTAGATTATATGTAGTTTGTGCAACAGTTAAGTTTTAGCTATGTTAGAATGTGTTAATTTTAGTAAACGTTGTAGTATTCATTTCCTTTGTGTCTGTGTTCTGCTTCTCATATGTTTGTTTAGTTGAGAATATTTGATTCATTGCTTTAGCTTTTACTGTGTTTGACATTGATTAACGCATGACTGAAAATCAAGAGTAGAAGTAAAAGCTCTAGAGTGGAGTTTTTAGACTCATGGTTAAAATAAACTATCATGCTTTCATCTGCTTTTGTTGTGTCATCTAAGTTACAATGTAAGTCAGTTATTAGTAATTCGGAAATTAACAAGAAACCGAGTCTGTTTCTCATGACAGTCTCTGAACTGAATGGTGCTGTATGTTTGCACCTAATACATGCTGAATAAAGCAACAGTACCTCTTCTGGAGCACGACTCTGGTGTTTTTTTTGACTGTGTGAGCCTGTGTGCAAGACATGCAGTGAGGTCCAGCTATCCGAAACTTGCTCATTAAAACCTTTTTGGAACATTTATGCTAGATCACATTGATAAACAGATATTTGATTGAAAGATGAATGACTCAGAATGGCGTTTAGTTATCAAAAACATGCAGCGTGACAAGTGTAGCCCGATTCCTGAACAGCTGACTCTTTTAAGTGAACAACACCCTCTTGAATCAGTCAGATTGATTAATGATTCAGTCTGACCTATTTACTAAACTTAATTCCAATTTAAGAACCAATTAATGTTAGTTTTTCCTGTGAGACTTAAGGAAGCCCATTTCTGTCACATAGGGAAAAAATCATCTTTtggtaaattgtaattttttgttataCGCACCCGGATGTGTGGCCATATTGGaaatactcagatgtaaacaacagcattgcacggttaatgtactgcTGCATacttctgctaatttatgctgtctaaaccacagaaaaaaatgtggaagctgctaaatcatagagaaggacttagtaagcaggaaaaggcgcaatattttgacaaactacagttaataggtggtaaagatatgtatgaGCATCATTAATTAAGATATAAGCCTAATtgttcacctacctgaccagaaatgacaAGTACACAGATGTTATCAAGACTCTTGCCatggaaatcctggtttagtttggccaaccacaaactccttttgttcctcagacagttttttgcactcttctctttaatttgttaaaatctTTGGGAGTT is from Labeo rohita strain BAU-BD-2019 chromosome 13, IGBB_LRoh.1.0, whole genome shotgun sequence and encodes:
- the LOC127175602 gene encoding uncharacterized protein LOC127175602, with protein sequence MCTLNNSLLRALISAAALLTSEGLLVQGPAQPLVAQLGGSIILPCSVETPLPLEGLEVQWKRTDEETLVHLFQNGEHRPEAQHQSYWDRAHFFPEQIFEGNFSILLENITVADTGIYRCVVYSYQDVGEISVTIQHVERVVVKGEDQTVFARVGEDVVLNCMVDSHIPPQRFDEVSWKKVVKRPDIVPVLLFQNGTIFPGSSHERYRDRAEFFREEIPKGNFSMRLKNVQTADKGEYMCEVHTENSVKSATVEIGRLGMSALHIITLMLCFTSLLLTLVLSVPVTICISRKDTGTKPMYINYLQVVCPNICLCIAFVLWGVIEGSVVEVTMCATINLTRIILLFYMAPYFNWEATVSVDFPDFIHRTIEYVAIPIAYLLISTAFCSAVLYDLWNASQWSEAVLVSVGILILSSTPVFLQALSQVCFTNFFQEHCSLQFVMKSLGHVLMQSSNFLQMRLLFFRSSSVDESMITMTYAFGGISAAISLIVLPIPAIRQYLCSKLGRNQLQVLIWRCYLVWVNVMVVTLIGHTAFILYYLSKILEHTNERFGWIFVTMLLHALTAIAPTRFPRAVPDVVFTTLYMYGVAGLPVVNSVSLATELILQVYKGERTVEDLRAIVLVFESVMSGVWLALQIHAYWAVAGRDVQVELYALRDFTAQCTPQQGDTGESHGSENRLSETQRCQPEATPFLETL
- the si:dkey-33c12.3 gene encoding neurofilament light polypeptide, yielding MSFDPFISSSLSRRWQDPPSSRTTYRLSRGPLSSSRWPTTRLEPLQRWEQSELSQASIVNAELLELRAQEREQLVGLNNRFASYIEKVRHLEQQNRVLLLQLEGLRRRQSQPSRVQQLYLQEVRGLREQLHQEAQNKARMEAQREKLREAHAQLHDRWEEEAQRRSRAEAEVQRLREEAGQVALCSCDAEASVVSLAQELAFLKQVFAEEQEGLRVQLQVASLSVELDTSRPDLSAALREIRAQYESLAGRNMQTAEAWFRGKVASVVELTDKQEEAVRLVREETAEYRRLLQSRSAEVEALRNVIDSLNAQLGELEETQNSEVTKYQEKISDLERDIADAKEEMSRYLREYQDLLNVKMALDVEIAAYRKLLEGEEIRFTYSTLPALA